The Chroicocephalus ridibundus chromosome 2, bChrRid1.1, whole genome shotgun sequence genome includes a region encoding these proteins:
- the ARC gene encoding activity-regulated cytoskeleton-associated protein yields MQLDNVTNAGIHSFQGHRGVANKPNVILQIGKCRAEMLEHVRRTHRHLLSEVSKQVERELKGLQKSVGKLENNLEDHVPTDNQRWKKSIKACLARCQETIAHLERWVKREMNVWKEVFFRLEKWADRLESMGGKYCPGDHGKQTVSVGVGGPEIRPSEGEIYDYALDMSQMYALTPPPGEVPSIPQAHDSYQWISVSEDAPASPVETQVFEDPREFLSHLEEYLKQVGGTEEYWLSQIQNHMNGPAKKWWEYKQDSVKNWVEFKKEFLQYSEGTLTRDAIKRELDLPQKEGEPLDQFLWRKRDLYQTLYVDADEEEIIQYVVGTLQPKLKRFLSYPLPKTLEQLIQRGKEVQGNMDHSEEPSPQRTPEVQSGDSVETVPPSTTASPVPSNGTQPEQPPSPPATVI; encoded by the coding sequence ATGCAGCTGGATAATGTCACCAATGCAGGCATCCACTCCTTCCAGGGGCACCGTGGAGTTGCCAATAAGCCCAATGTGATCTTGCAGATAGGGAAATGCAGGGCAGAAATGTTGGAGCATGTCAGGAGGACCCACCGGCACCTCCTGTCTGAGGTCTCCAAGCAGGTGGAGCGCGAACTGAAAGGCTTGCAGAAATCAGTGGGGAAGTTAGAGAATAACTTAGAGGACCATGTCCCAACTGATAACCAAAGATGGAAGAAGTCCATCAAGGCCTGCCTGGCCAGGTGCCAGGAAACCATTGCCCATTTGGAGAGGTGGGTCAAGAGAGAGATGAATGTTTGGAAGGAAGTTTTTTTCCGACTGGAGAAGTGGGCGGACCGTCTGGAGTCCATGGGAGGCAAATATTGCCCTGGGGACCATGGCAAACAGACTGTGTCCGTTGGGGTGGGAGGTCCAGAGATAAGGCCCAGTGAGGGTGAGATTTATGACTATGCCCTTGATATGAGCCAAATGTATGCACTGACCCCTCCTCCTGGGGAGgtgcccagcatcccccaggccCATGATTCCTACCAGTGGATCTCTGTTTCAGAGGATGCTCCAGCCTCTCCGGTGGAGACTCAGGTCTTTGAGGATCCCCGGGAGTTCTTGAGCCACTTGGAAGAATACTTAAAGCAGGTGGGTGGAACAGAGGAGTACTGGCTGTCTCAAATCCAAAACCACATGAACGGGCCAGCTAAAAAGTGGTGGGAGTACAAGCAGGACTCTGTCAAGAACTGGGTCGAGTTCAAGAAGGAGTTCCTTCAGTATAGCGAGGGGACTCTGACTAGGGATGCTATCAAAAGGGAGCTAGATTTGCCTCAGAAAGAGGGAGAGCCCCTGGACCAGTTCCTTTGGCGCAAGAGAGACTTGTACCAGACCCTCTATGTTGATGCAGATGAGGAGGAAATTATCCAGTATGTGGTAGGCACCCTGCAGCCCAAACTGAAGCGCTTCTTGAGTTACCCCTTGCCCAAGACCTTAGAGCAGCTGATCCAAAGAGGGAAGGAAGTGCAAGGCAACATGGACCACTCTGAGGAGCCCAGTCCACAGAGGACCCCTGAGGTTCAATCAGGAGATTCTGTGGAGACCGTGCCTCCCTCAACTACTGCTAGTCCTGTGCCAAGCAATGGGACTCAACCTGAGCAGCCCCCTAGCCCACCAGCTACTGTCATATGA